The following proteins come from a genomic window of Macadamia integrifolia cultivar HAES 741 chromosome 14, SCU_Mint_v3, whole genome shotgun sequence:
- the LOC122061097 gene encoding 65-kDa microtubule-associated protein 3-like — protein sequence MSTPQDDQFSQMETTCGTLLYELKVIWDEVGESDAERDKMLYELEQECVEVYRRKVDQQNRSRAQLRQTIADYEAELASICSAMGERPVHLRQCDQDAGSLKEELSAIVPELEEMRKRKCERRNKFIDILQQIQKISYEIGRSTEYSPSNIVVDETDLSLRKLEEFHRQLQSFHKEKEERLKQVLDHLNSLNSLCLVLGMDFKNTLNEVHPSLDDSEVTKNMSDNTIERLAAAIQTLRKIKRERMQKLQDLATTMLELWNLMDTPIEEQKMFQNVTCNIAASEHEITEHNILSEDFINYVEAEVSRLEELKASKMKELVLKKRSELDEICRRTHMVAEADGMQCVIEAIESGAVDPASVLEQIELQIANSKEEAFSRKEILEKVEKWLAACEEECWLEEYNRDENRYNAGRGGHLILKRAEKARSTVNKLPAMVDALASKTIAWERERGVEFTYDGIRLLAMLEEYSMLRQEKERKRRRQRDEKKLQGQLMAEQEVLFGSKPSPSKPQSVKKAPRTSTGGPSRKRLSLGGAMLQTPKPDSLNSTKADLLSRTVKKGLLQNDSLNHHEDEGFAALPTGRRGLDSVGLPVKQHSLNAAAGEIETPMTRKPFSPVSKSNTTNLMEDMNKAQKIIPSNNMAMTTPSKLASLNNNEENMTPKAIMSVPVPSTPSTVSVPMQTAITPAPSSVLRANTLGEMAEVIEYSFEERRAGFILPQTHLKSIVQV from the exons ATGTCTACTCCCCAAGATGATCAGTTCTCGCAAATGGAAACAACTTGTGGAACTCTTCTCTATGAACTTAAG GTGATatgggatgaagttggagaatcTGATGCTGAAAGGGATAAGATGCTGTATGAATTAGAACAAGAGTGTGTAGAGGTATACAGACGGAAGGTGGATCAGCAAAATCGGAGTAGGGCTCAGCTACGGCAAACAATTGCAGATTATGAAGCAGAGCTTGCAAGCATCTGCTCAGCAATGGGTGAGCGACCAGTACATCTCAGGCAG TGTGATCAGGATGCTGGAAGTTTGAAGGAAGAGCTTAGTGCCATTGTTCCAGAGCTGGAGGAGATGCGAAAGAGGAAATGTGAGAGAAGGAACAAATTTATTGATATCCTACAGCAAATACAAAAGATTTCATATGAAATCGGTAGATCCACAGAATACAGTCCATCCAATATTGTGGTGGATGAAACTGATTTGTCCTTAAGAAAGCTTGAAGAATTTCACAGGCAGCTGCAATCATTTCATAAGGAAAAG GAAGAGCGCCTGAAACAGGTCCTGGACCACCTTAATTCTCTGAACTCTCTATGTTTAGTGCTCGGTATGGATTTCAAGAACACATTAAATGAGGTGCACCCTAGTTTGGATGATTCTGAGGTAACAAAGAACATGAGTGACAATACAATTGAGAGGTTGGCTGCAGCAATTCAAACACTGCGAAAGatcaagagagagaggatgCAGAAA CTTCAAGATCTGGCAACGACAATGCTGGAGCTGTGGAATTTGATGGATACACCAATTGAGGAGCAGAAAATGTTTCAGAATGTCACCTGTAACATAGCTGCTTCTGAACATGAAATAACAGAACACAACATTCTCTCTGAGGACTTCATTAATTAT GTTGAGGCAGAAGTTTCTAGACTTGAAGAACTGAAAGCAAGCAAGATGAAAGAGCTTGTTCTGAAGAAGAGATCTGAGTTAGATGAGATTTGCAGACGGACACATATGGTAGCAGAGGCAGATGGAATGCAATGCGTTATTGAAGCTATTGAGTCTG GTGCTGTGGATCCTGCTAGTGTCCTGGAACAAATTGAGCTTCAAATTGCAAACTCGAAAGAGGAAGCATTTAGCAGGAAAGAAATACTTGAAAAGGTTGAGAAATGGTTAGCTGCATGCGAGGAAGAGTGCTGGCTTGAGGAGTATAACAGG GATGAAAATCGATATAATGCCGGTAGGGGTGGCCATCTCATTCTGAAGCGTGCTGAAAAAGCTCGTTCTACAGTGAACAAACTTCCAG CCATGGTGGACGCATTGGCATCAAAAACCATAgcatgggagagagaaagaggggtgGAATTCACATATGATGGT ATTCGGCTTCTTGCAATGCTGGAAGAGTATAGTATGTTAAGGCAAGAGAAAGAGCGAAAGCGTCGAAGGCAGCGG GATGAAAAGAAACTTCAGGGACAGTTAATGGCAGAGCAGGAAGTGCTTTTTGGGTCCAAACCAAGCCCTTCAAAGCCCCAAAGTGTAAAAAAGGCTCCGAGAACTTCAACTGGTGGTCCCAGCCGCAAAAGACTCTCCCTTGGTGGCGCGATGCTGCAAACTCCTAAACCTGATTCTCTCAACTCCACAAAAGCTGATCTGCTATCACGCACAGTCAAGAAGGGTCTATTGCAAAATGACTCACTTAACCACCATGAGGATGAAGGTTTTGCAGCTTTACCTACAG GTAGGAGAGGCTTGGATAGTGTTGGTCTCCCAGTGAAACAGCACTCCTTAAATGCTGCAGCAGGTGAAATTGAAACACCCATGACGCGAAAACCCTTCTCTCCTGTCTCTAAGTCCAACACGACTAACCTGATGGAAGACATGAACAAAGCACAGAAAATAATTCCTAGTAACAATATGGCGATGACCACACCATCCAAGTTGGCTTCTCTTAACAACAATGAAGAAAACATGACCCCGAAAGCAATAATGTCAGTTCCAGTCCCCTCTACACCTTCAACTGTGTCAGTACCCATGCAGACTGCCATAACTCCGGCTCCATCCTCTGTTCTTAGAGCTAACACCCTGGGAGAGATGGCTGAAGTGATTGAATACTCCTTCGAGGAGAGAAGAGCCGGTTTCATCCTTCCCCAGACACATCTGAAGTCCATTGTCCAAGTTTAA